ATCTGGAAGTATTTCATGAAAAATGAATACATACAGAACTCGCTCAAGGCTCTTGGTTTTGTGGAAAAGGAAGCGGATTACGCGGTAACTCCGTGGTATCAGGAGGAATTCGAAAAGCTCATGCGCGCACCGGCGGAAAAAGTTGCTTATGCGATTAAGGCGGAGAAACCGGTGATAATAGATGGCGACCTCACCGAATGGGAAGACGTTCAGGGCTATGTCGTGAACGAAGAGATGAATGTTCCTGCTGGAGGTATAAAGAAGGTCGACAAGAGCAAGCAGATACTCCATAGCACCTTCTACGTGATGTGGGATGAGGAGAATCTGTATATGGCTGCGAAAGTGTACGATGAATATCTGGTGATCAATATAGAACCAACTGATTTAGGCGCTTTCTACCGGACAGACTCCGTTGAGTTCTACATCGATCCCTCGAGAGCCGGATCTGACGCTGGGATCATGAAACTCGCGATACTGCCCTTCGATACCGCTGGTAACCCCCAGATAGTCAGGCACGAAGACGCTAATCCCGGAAAGATCTCCGATGTCGCACCAGATATTAAAGTGGCTACAAAGAGAACTGATTACGGTTATGACCTCGAACTCATGGTACCGGTAAAATACCTGAATCTGAAACCGGCTCCGGATATGAGCATTGGGTTCTGCTACACTATCCACAATTCCAACAAGAAAGACGCGGGTTTAGGTGAATACGTGAGGGAAAACATCATTTCTTGGAATAACCTACCAGAGATATGGGCCAACCCCGAGGACTGGGGCACACTGACGCTCAAGTGAGGAGGTTGGAAACATGAAGAGGCTAATTACTATTTCTTTGCTGATCTTGTTTACTCTCTCGCTTTACGGTACAACACTCAAGATCTGGGCGATGGGTGAGGAAGCCAAGAAGTTACCACTTGTTATAGAGGACTTTGAAAAGGAAAACCCCGGTGTTACTGTGAAAGTGCAAGCTCTGCCCTGGAGTAGTGCTTTCGAAAAATTGCTCACTGGTGTTGCCGGGAGACAGTTACCTGATATAGCACAAATGGGAACCACATGGATGTCGAGTTTCAGCGCGATGGGAGCTTTTCAGGATCTGAGGAAGTACATCGCAAAGTCCGATGTGGTTTCAGAAGAAAAGTTCTTCCCTGGTTCCTGGGCAACCTGTGTCTACAGAGGAAAGGTTTATGGCATACCGTGGTATGTTGATACGAGAGTTCTGTTCTACAGGACTGATCTGCTTGCAGAAGTCGGATACAATGAAGCTCCAAAAAACTGGGACGAATTATATGATGCGGCAAAGAAGCTGGCACAGAGACCGGAGATGTACGGACTTACGCTTCAGACTAACGAAATACAAGAATTCATTCCCTTTGTATGGCAGAATAACGCCACAGTGATAGATGAAAATAACGAACTCAGAGTGAACGATCCGAAGTTCAAAGAAGCCCTCGATTTCTATGCACGTTTCTTTGAAGAGAATATAGTACCCAAAGCAGGTAGTGGGAATGTTTTTCAGGACTTTGCTACGGGGTTCGTTCCTATGTTCTTCACCGGTCCATGGATGGTTTCTATGATGCATGAACAAGTTCCTCAAATCGATGGGAAATGGGCCGTGGCGCTTATGCCTCAGAAAGTCACCAGAACTTCCTTCATGGGAGGTAGCGATTGGGTCATATTCAAAACATCGAAAAACAAAGACCTCGCCTGGAAATTCATTGAATTCATGTCTAGACCGGATGTGCAGTTTAAATGGTACCAGATTCTTAAATCTCTTCCAGCCGTCAAAGAGGTCTGGGAATATCCAGAGCTCAAAGACGACCCATTCACATCTGTTTTCGGTGAACAGCTGAAAGACGCGAGAGCGACACCGAACATCCCAGAATGGGAAAAGATAGAATCTATTGTTGAAAGAAAGCTTGAAGAAAGAGTTCTAGGAAAAATCACTACTGAAAAAGCTGTTGAAGATATGGTTAAGGAAATCTCAAAAATCCTCAAGTGATGTTTCACCGTCCCTCCGTTGGGAGGGACGGCTTATTTTGTCGGGAGAGGAGTTTGATATGAAAACGCGCTTGAGTGCTATTTTAATCTTCATAGGTCCTGCGCTGGCCATCATGACTATTTTTATACTCATTCCCATTGCACTGTCGCTGTTGATTTCGGTGACAGATTTCAATGTATACGCTATTTTTGATTGGAGAAACGCGAGCTTTATCGGGTTCCAGAATTTTGTAGATCTCTTTCTTGATTCCATTTTCTGGAAGGCCCTTTTCAATACCTTTTACGCTCTAGGAGTGGCCATGCCGCTAACGATAATCTTTTCTCTTCTCTTTGCATTGCTCCTGAACAGAGGAGCCACACACTTCAAAAGCTTTTTCCGATTGAGCCTGTACCTACCTTCGATAACCAATACAGTTGCGATCGCGGTGGTCTGGGCCTGGTTGCTCAATCCCAGATATGGTTTGCTGAACTGGTTTCTTGGTATTTTTGGTATTCCCGGACAGAACTGGTTATCCGATCCGAAATGGGCAATGCCATCCATAATCGCTCTCGTTGTGTGGAAGGCCATTGGTCCGAACATGTTGCTGTTTCTCGCAGGTCTTCAGAACATCCCGGATTTTCTCTATGAGGCGGCTGAACTCGATGGTGCGAATCGATGGAAACAGTTCTTGCATGTAACGCTACCATCTCTACGTCCGCAAATGCTCTTTGTGAGCGTGATGCTGGTTATTGGTTACTTGCAGTTGTTCGAAGAACCATATATGCTGACCAAAGGTGGTCCTTTGAACTCAACTATTTCGATAGTTCTCTATTTGTACAAACAGGGCTTTTACCAGTTTAACTTCGGTTACGCCTCTGCTGTAGCGGTAGTTTTATTCGGCATAATCCTGACACTTACAGCCATTCAAATGCGTCTCAGGAAGTATCAGGAATAAGGAGTTGAAATCATGAAAAGGAAAAAAATACCCTTAACAGAACAACTGGGTGTACATACAATCCTCTTCGCGGCCTTTCTGGTGATGGCCATTCCCTTCTTCTGGATGGTCTCTACTTCCTTCAAAAATCCAGATGAGATATACATTTTCCCACCGAGGTGGATTCCTCACAGGCCAACTTTGAGCAACTATATAGAACTCTTCGAAAGCGTAGATTTTGCCAGGCCGCTGCTAAACACGATTATCGTCGCCGTTGTTTCCACATTTCTCTCCGTGATGCTCTCTGCCATGGCGGGTTATGGGTTTGCCAAGTTCAGGTTCAGAGGTAAGGAGAAACTGTTCTTGATGGTGCTCGCTACCCTGATGGTTCCGGGGCAGATGACCCTCATTCCAGTCTATTTGATATTGAATTCTATGAACCTGCTAAACACTTACGCGGGTCTCATCCTGCCGGGAGTTGCCAGTGCTTTCGGCATATTCTTCATGCGACAGTTCATAATGAGCATACCGGATGAACTCATAGACGCGGCGAAGATAGACGGTGCCAAAGAATTTTTCATATTTCTGAAGATAATTCTCCCGCTTTCAAAGCCAGCTTTAGCGACACTGACCATATTCAACTTCGTTGGAGCGTGGAATTCTTTCCTTTGGCCATTGATAGTTGCGACTGACGAGAAGATGTATACCTTGCCGGTCGCCATTTCTGTCGTGCAGGGACAGTATGGAGAAAAAATAGCGCTGCAGATGTCTGGTTCGTTCATAGTAATCATTCCCATAATTATTGTGTTCCTCTTCGCACAGAAATACATTATAAAAGGTCTTTCGATGACAGGGATGAAATTCTGAGGAGGCTATATGCATGAAGGTGGCAACGAGTCTCAACGGCAAATGGGAAGCTTCACAAGATAAAATACACTGGTCAAAAATCAAAGTTCCTGCTAACTGGTATTTAGAGGGTCTCGAATATGCCGGTACGCTGATTTACAGGAATAATTTTTCCTTTGAGAAAGATGAACGGAAACACTACTACCTGAAATTTCATGGTGTCGACTATCGGGCAAGGGTATGGCTGAACGAAAGATATCTCGGTGAGCACGAAGGTTATTTCCAGAACTTTGTATTCCATATAACGGATTATTTACAGCGGGAGAATGAACTCATAGTCGAAGTGAATTCGCCGTTGGAAAAACCGGAAAATTGGCCTGAGCAGAAAGAGCTAATAAAGGGTGTGCTGGGACACCATGACTGTAGACCTGGTGGCGTTTCAGAACGCGGTCAAGAGCACAACACCGGTGGGATCTGGAACAGTGTTGAAATCCTTTCTTCAGGCGGAATGGCGTTTGGAACGATGAAAGTATCCTCTATTATTGGTGGGTCAAGAGCTACGCTGAATATTGAAAGTTCTATAAACAGTCATTTTGAGAAACCGGAATCAATATTGATCAGGTACACATTGAGTGGAGAAAACTTCGACTGTGAGTCCATTTCATCTGAACAGGTGATTGAACTGAAAAGCGGTGTGAATAGGGTAAACAAAGTGCTGTTTATAGAAAACCCAGAGCTCTGGTGGACCTGGGATCTGGGTTTCCCTGCACTGTACAAATTACGCATAGAGATTTTTCACAATGAAGAACTGCTTGATGAAATACAGGAAGTCATTGGAATAAGAGAACTCAAAACGGATGACAAAATATGGTATCTGAATGGCGAAAAGATATTCATTCGTGGCACAAACATTATACCAACACAGTGGCTTTCCGGTTACACGAATGAAGCCATTGAGAAAGATATGGAACTGTTAAAAGCGGCAAATGTTAATGCCGTCAGGGTCCATGCTCATGTCAACCGAAAAGAATTCTATGACGCCTGCGATAGGTACGGTATCCTCGTGTGGCAAGACTTCCCCCTTCAATGGCAGTATAAAACTTCTGAAAAATTTTACGCTAACGCTGTTAAACAGATAGGCGAAATGGTGGACCAGCTTTACAATCATCCTTCTATCGCTCTCTGGTGTTGTCACAACGAACCAGAGAAGGGCGGTTATGATCTTGACCGCCTTCTTGAACTCGAAGCGAAAAGGCACGACTCCACAAGGGGTATTGTTCCCTATTCCGGAGTGGACTCTCATCCCTATCCTGGCTGGTACTGTGGAGATCTGCGAGATTTCATCTCTTTACCCGGTGCGCCTTTTGTTACAGAATTTGGTGCCCAGGCGCTGCCTAATCTTGAGAGTATGAAGAAAACTTTCTCGAAGTCCGCGCTCTGGCCCCCGAAATATGAAGAGTGGAAATACCATAACTTCCAACCTGACCAGACTTTCAATGTCGCAGAAATCCTCACTGGAGATAACATTGAAACGTTCATTACAAATTCCCAGGAGTATCAGGCGAAATTACTTCGCTTTGCGATAGAGACTTACAGACGTGAGAAATTTTCGAAAGTAAATGGCCTATTCCAGTTTATGTTCGTAGATCCCTGGCCTTCCATAACATGGTCTGTTGTAGATTACTTTCGAGTTCCGAAAAGGGGCTATTATGCCCTTAAAGAAGCTTACCAACCGGTCTTTGCGAGTGTTTTTGTCAACAGAGAAAAGATTCAAAAAAGCGATCTGAAACACTTTCTTTTTCTTTGGATTAAGAGTTTGAAGATTATCAACGATACGCTGAACCGTTATGAAAAGGCTACCGTTGAGTTAATTCTCGAACAGACAAAAAGAGTGATAGCAAAGGTGCGATTTCATACAACGATCCCGCAGAACAGCAATATCAGTCCCTTTGAAAAAAGCGAAATGCCGAAAATTGAGTATTATGAAAAACCAACCTCCGGAGAGGCTGCGATTTCGCTAAAGGTGTTCGATGAAAGCGAAAATGAAATATGCAGAACAGTTTATAGAATCAAATTTATTTGAAATTAGAACCAAGAACTACTTATTTTCTATTCATCGCTTGAAGAATCATCGGATTCGTTCTTAAACAGAATTTCGTGATTTGCTTTCAATATCTGCTTTTTTCTATAAATCAAGCCTGTCAACGTTAACCCATCTATCAAATTGTGGATGATTATAGGATATAGAAGGCTGTGTGAGATTTGAAAGGTATATCCTAGAATGAAAGAAGCCAGGAGTCTCGGCAGAAAATCCCTGCGAAAGTTTCTGAAAGTTTCTGCCTTCATCAAAACATTGCCAAGGTGCACAAACACAAATACAAAGCTGGCTATTACTGTTGATACCTCAACCGTTAAAAAGCTCAGTTCCAAATGTTTGCTAAGGCTTCCCTGAAAGAAACCTCTGTATAGCAATTCCTCAACAATTCCGACGACCAGCCAGCTGTAAACCAGTTGAGGTACGGGTCTGCTGACGTTACCATATCTTATTCGCATAATCCACACTGCGGGGGCACGGAGGATACTGTAAAACGAAATCAGAGCCAGAGGAATTGACAATCCGACAAAGGATATTCCCCATGCAAAGTTCCCAATTGTCATTCCGAGTTCCTGAGGAGAGAGTCCTATAACTGCGGCGAAAAAAAGGGTTAGAGAAATATTTAGAGGAGACAGAACAAGTAACAGCGTAAATCCTCTAAAAGTAGTCTTCCGCTCCAGTATTTTTCCAACAAAAACCATAATGTATATATGAAATATGAGAAAAGCAAGAGACAGATAAGGCACATTTACTCCCTCCTTCTCAAGGATAGCACGGGAAAACTTACCCGCGACGATATGATAAAATACTCAAGAAAGGTCAAAATAGTTGGAGGTGCTTGAATGCGTATCTTGAGCGGAATGAGATCAACAGGAAAGCCTCATCTCGGCCACCTCATCACCCTTGACAAATGGGTAGAACTTCAGGAGCAGGGTAATCAATGCTATTATTTCGTTGCAGATTGGCACGCCTTGACATCTCATATAGACAGCACAGAGGGCTTCAGAGAATGGACGATAGAAATAATAAAGACCTATATAGCCGCAGGCCTTGACCCTGAAAGGTCTGTGCTTTTCATACAATCGGCGATCAAAGAACACGCCGAGCTCTTCCTGATATTCTCCATGCTTGTTCCAGTTCCGAGACTCGAAAGGATGCCGACATACAAAGAGCAAAGAGAACAGATTACAGACAGAGACCTTTCAAGCGCAGGTTTCTTGTTGTATCCAGTTCTTCAAGCTGCTGATGTACTTATATACCTCGCGGATGGTGTTCCCGTTGGAGAAGACCAGGTCTACCATATCGAACTCACGCGTGAAATCGCTCGCAAATTCAATAACCTTTTTGGTGAGGTTTTCCCCGAGCCAAAACCTATTCTATCGAAAGTCACAAAACTGCCAGGTACAGATGGTAGGAAGATGTCAAAGAGCTACAATAACTTCATTCTCATAGACAATGACGATAAAAGTCTCTGGAAGAAGATAGCACCTATGATGACCGACCCCGCGCGCAAACGCAGAACGGACCCGGGCGATCCAAAGAAATGTCCCGTATGGCTCTACCACAAAGCCTTTACCCACTCCGAAGACGAATTGAATTGGGTAATGGAGGGTTGCAAGACTGCTGGTATCGGTTGTCTGGATTGCAAGAGAGTACTCCACAAGAATCTTGTTAATAGATTGCAGCCTGTATGGGAAAAATTGAGAGAATTCGATGAGCACCCAAATATCATTATGGATATCATCGAGGAAGGGAACAGAAAAGCGAGAGAAAGTGCCAGGGAGACGATGGAAAAGGTCAGAGACGCTATGAAAGTGAGCTGGTGATATGGAACAGCTTAAGCTCGTCTTTTCGTTACCAGAATTCGAGGGACCGCTGGATTTGCTCCTCTTTCTGGTGAGAAAACACAGATTGGACATCCGCTCCATTCCAATCACAGTTATTGCTGACGAATTTATGGTCCACGTCGATAGGATGAAAAAGCTCGATATGGAGGTTACCAGTGACTTTATCGTCATGGCTTCGACGCTTATGCAAATGAAGTCCAAAGCCCTCCTGCCCAGGCTAAGCCCTCAGGAAGCCGAGGAACTCAGAAAACAACAGACCCAGCTCTATCGCCAGATAGAGGAATATAAAACTCTGAAAGAACTATCAACGAGGTTCAGAGAAAAACTGTACGAATCGTATTCTTACGAACGGGTAAAGGTCGAGGCTTCGGAAGAGGATGTGGAAGTGGAGTCTCTTCCTGAGAGGCTTGTCCAGAGCTTTAAGAGTATATTGAAAGAAACGATCGAAAAGGAAAAGGTCTATACAGTAACCGCGGAACTCTACAGTGTGGAAGAGTGCATGGAAGAAATCGAAAGGGAGTATCCAGAAATAAAACTCCTGGAACTGCTGAAAAACTGTGAGAGTAGAATAGAAGCAATTGTCACTTTCCTTGCTGTACTCGAACTTATAAAACTTGGAAAGTATGAGATCGTAACACTGGAGCCAGATCCCCTCATACGAAGAGTTGTGGTGAACATTGAAACTATCGCGGGTCAGTTTGTCAAAAAACAGAAAACGGAGAGGGTGAAGTAATGAGCGCCGAACTTACGAAAAAGGCCGCGGTCGAAGCGCTTATCTTCGCTTCAAAACAGGGGATAGAACCAAAAAAAATCGCTAAAATCCTCGAAATGAAACTCAATCAGGTAATGATACTGATCGAGGAACTTCAGGACGAATACAACAGGCCCGGACACGGCGTTAATTTGAAAGCTGTTAATGGCAAGTTGCGCTTCTATACAAAAAAAGAGGTTCAGAAATACGTTTCTCAACTGAGTAAAAGGCCGATAGTCAGCATCACAGACTCGCAGATGGAAGTGCTTGCCGTGGTGGCAATCCGTGGTCCGATAACAAGGGCTGATGTAGAACTCATAAGAGGGAGGTCATCCCAATCCCAATTGCTTGAACTCACACGGATGAAACTCATAAGAAAGTCAAAATCCAAACTCCCCGGTCGTCCTTACCTGTACCGAGTAACGAACAGATTCTATGATACCTTCCAGATAAACGATCTCACGGAAATCGTTCAAGGGCTCGAATTGCCTTCAGGGGAGGTTGAGGGAGCTGAAGGAAAAACTTCAGAGGTTCCTCCAGAGGAACACGAACCTGTCCCGAAGGAAAGCGGGTGAAGTTATCAAAGCCGGTCGTGTCAAAGTTGATGACCGGATTGTTACAGACCCCTGGTTGGAGATCGATCACTTCTCGAAGGTCTTTCTTGATGGCAAAAAAGTGGTGCCTCAAAAAATTGAAAAGGTCGTATACGCCTTGAACAAGCCTGTGGGCGTACTCACCGCGATGAAAGATGATAGGGGACGCCCAACGATAACCGACCTGATAACTGGCAAGATAAAAGAAAAGGTCTTCCACGTGGGCAGACTTGACAAAGACACCGAAGGCCTCCTGCTGTTGACCAACGATGGAGAGTTCGCCAATGAGATAGCCCATCCTTCTTCGGAAATTAAGAAAACTTACGTGGCAGTGATAGCGGGAAAGCTCTCTATAAAAGACATCAAACGCCTTGAAGAGGGAATCATCCTGCAGGATGGCTTTAAGACTTCTGGTGCTGAAGTCAGGGTTTTAAACGAAATGGGGAGAAAAACCGTAGTGGAACTGAAAATCCACGAAGGACATAAGCGCGAAGTCAGGGAAATGTTCAGGGCCATTCACAAAAAGGTACTTGCCCTGAAAAGAACGGCAATAGGTGGATTAAAACTCGACGTTGTTCCAAAACCAGGAATGATTAAAAAGCTTGGTAAAAGAGAACTCTCTCTAATAAAAAATGGGGACCGCTGAGGTCCCCGAGTGCTATCTATCCAAGGGGGGATAGGGGGGTCGCACTCTTTATATATTATGAGCATGAACTATTACACTATGATTTTGTGTAAATAAATTTTATGAACAAAGATATAGCAATGCTGTTTACATGCCTTATAAATTTGCTCTGGCAGTAAATTTTCTGGAAACATAATTTCCGAGATTACACCGTTTGCCGTTGTCCGTCTTCCGTCATCCGTTAAGAACCTTCTTGGAAAGAACGGGTTTAGGGTATGGGGTCTGGGGTATAGAGATATTCGAGACCCGAGATCCGTTTGACGTTGGCCGACAAGAGCAAAAGAGCGATGTTAGATGTTGGAGACTGGAACCCACAACCTACCACCTACAACGGTTTCTTACATCTGTCGCAGGCACGCCCCACTGATGAAATCAGTCGCACTCAGCAGGTTGTCGGTTGTGGGTTGTAGGTTGTATGAGAAAAAACCGAGAGAGCGAGAAGGCGAGAGTCAGAGAGAACAAGCGATATGCTGACTCTGTCAGGATATGCACACTTCGTGTGGACAAGCGCTCCTACGTCGCGGACCTGCGGCTCTTTGAGCCGGTTTATGACAAAGCTCTTTCCGCCGAAGGCGCATAGCCGTTCCGCAGGAACGCATATCCACTTCGAAGAAGTGCTAATCCCTGGTGTAGCTGAGCTTACCCACGCGCCAGCGTACTTACTATCGTTGTCGGTTGTGGGTTGTAGGTTGTTCGTTTCTTTTTTTTAAAACTTTATTCTTCAGTCCCGTTCTCTCGGCTCTCGGACTTTTGTTTTTCTCCATACCCTAGACCCTAAACCCCAGACCCGCTCTTTCGTTTTATTCACCTACAACCAACAACCTACCACCTACAACGGTTTCTCTCGGTTCTCGGATCTCACTTCTTAAGACTCATGGCAAGCAGTTTACCGTGGCCAGAGGCGTATGTAATAGACCTTGTATGACCAGAACAATCACCAATGAATTTCAGGTTACTGTATCTATTGTTATTGATTTTGTTCGAATAAAACTTCACTTCTATGGCATACATGAGGTTGTCGGGATAAGCCACGCCGGGAATAACCCTGCTGAGTTTTTCTATAAACTCCGTTATGGAAACTGTTATCCTGCGCGGGAGCACAAGGTTTATGTCGCCGAGGATATAGCCATCCTCAGGGAGTGTTGGTTTTACACGCCCCAGTCTCTTTGTACGCTTCGTATTGAGAAAGTCATCGTATGTCTGGAGTATTACCTTCCTGCCACCGGCGAGGATATTGCTTAGACGGCTGATGTATGCTCCATACCCGAAGGGGTCGTTGAAAGGTTCCGTGAACCTCGTTGTACAGAGAATCGCAAAGTTAGTGTTTTCAGAACTTCCTGCAGAGTTCGAGTGCCCGTTGACAGTAACGAAGTCGTCGTAGTTTTCCAGAACCACTTTTCCAGAAGGGTTATTGCAGAAGGTCCTTACTGTGTAACCCGTTTTAGTGATCAGCCTCACCTTGAATTCGTACATCTCGTTGTTTATAGCTTCTACGGCATGGTCTGGCAGTTCGTACCTGACACCTATGTCCACAGTGTTATTTGCGGCGATGAGCTCCGGGTGCCTTTCAGTAATCTTTTTGACCAACGTGTGCCCACTTCTACCAACGGCCACCACGAGATAATCGTACTCTTCTTCAAAGTCATTTCCCCGAGCTATTACTTTATCTCCAATGAGTTCTATATCTTCCACTTTTTTATTGAAATGAAAGTGGATATTAGGTCTTGTGGAAAAATCTTCATACACCTTCCTGAGAATTGAACCAAGCTTGTCTGTACCTATGTGCCAGAACTTTGAGTTAACAGGCTCAAAGCCTTCAGAGTAAAAGTCTTCGAAGTAGATGGATTTGCTGTCAAAAGATATTCCTGTCTTGACACTTTTTCTGTCTTCTGGGTCCAGCTTGCTTATATAGAAGTTTACAACTTCTTGCTGAATGTGGAGCGGGATGTTCATATCACCACCCATGGTGCTGGACACGAAGATCTTTCCATCGGATCGGATACCGCTGATGCTTGAACTGTAAACATCTTTTGAGCGTTCAAGAATATGGATTTCATGCTCCTGATCCTTGAGTTCCTCAATGAACCCGATTGCCGCAGCTCCAAAGCCTATCACACCTATTTTCATTCTTTCGGCGCTCCGAAATACCTGCGCCTCCACCTCCTTGCCGAAATTTCCCTATTTCTGTACAACCAAAAAACGACACCAATATATAGTATGCTTGCATTATTTCCTGAATGCGAAG
This genomic interval from Kosmotoga pacifica contains the following:
- a CDS encoding pseudouridine synthase: MRELKEKLQRFLQRNTNLSRRKAGEVIKAGRVKVDDRIVTDPWLEIDHFSKVFLDGKKVVPQKIEKVVYALNKPVGVLTAMKDDRGRPTITDLITGKIKEKVFHVGRLDKDTEGLLLLTNDGEFANEIAHPSSEIKKTYVAVIAGKLSIKDIKRLEEGIILQDGFKTSGAEVRVLNEMGRKTVVELKIHEGHKREVREMFRAIHKKVLALKRTAIGGLKLDVVPKPGMIKKLGKRELSLIKNGDR
- a CDS encoding carbohydrate ABC transporter permease is translated as MKTRLSAILIFIGPALAIMTIFILIPIALSLLISVTDFNVYAIFDWRNASFIGFQNFVDLFLDSIFWKALFNTFYALGVAMPLTIIFSLLFALLLNRGATHFKSFFRLSLYLPSITNTVAIAVVWAWLLNPRYGLLNWFLGIFGIPGQNWLSDPKWAMPSIIALVVWKAIGPNMLLFLAGLQNIPDFLYEAAELDGANRWKQFLHVTLPSLRPQMLFVSVMLVIGYLQLFEEPYMLTKGGPLNSTISIVLYLYKQGFYQFNFGYASAVAVVLFGIILTLTAIQMRLRKYQE
- the scpB gene encoding SMC-Scp complex subunit ScpB — protein: MSAELTKKAAVEALIFASKQGIEPKKIAKILEMKLNQVMILIEELQDEYNRPGHGVNLKAVNGKLRFYTKKEVQKYVSQLSKRPIVSITDSQMEVLAVVAIRGPITRADVELIRGRSSQSQLLELTRMKLIRKSKSKLPGRPYLYRVTNRFYDTFQINDLTEIVQGLELPSGEVEGAEGKTSEVPPEEHEPVPKESG
- a CDS encoding sugar ABC transporter substrate-binding protein, producing the protein MKRLITISLLILFTLSLYGTTLKIWAMGEEAKKLPLVIEDFEKENPGVTVKVQALPWSSAFEKLLTGVAGRQLPDIAQMGTTWMSSFSAMGAFQDLRKYIAKSDVVSEEKFFPGSWATCVYRGKVYGIPWYVDTRVLFYRTDLLAEVGYNEAPKNWDELYDAAKKLAQRPEMYGLTLQTNEIQEFIPFVWQNNATVIDENNELRVNDPKFKEALDFYARFFEENIVPKAGSGNVFQDFATGFVPMFFTGPWMVSMMHEQVPQIDGKWAVALMPQKVTRTSFMGGSDWVIFKTSKNKDLAWKFIEFMSRPDVQFKWYQILKSLPAVKEVWEYPELKDDPFTSVFGEQLKDARATPNIPEWEKIESIVERKLEERVLGKITTEKAVEDMVKEISKILK
- a CDS encoding segregation and condensation protein A, whose protein sequence is MEQLKLVFSLPEFEGPLDLLLFLVRKHRLDIRSIPITVIADEFMVHVDRMKKLDMEVTSDFIVMASTLMQMKSKALLPRLSPQEAEELRKQQTQLYRQIEEYKTLKELSTRFREKLYESYSYERVKVEASEEDVEVESLPERLVQSFKSILKETIEKEKVYTVTAELYSVEECMEEIEREYPEIKLLELLKNCESRIEAIVTFLAVLELIKLGKYEIVTLEPDPLIRRVVVNIETIAGQFVKKQKTERVK
- a CDS encoding CPBP family intramembrane glutamic endopeptidase, yielding MPYLSLAFLIFHIYIMVFVGKILERKTTFRGFTLLLVLSPLNISLTLFFAAVIGLSPQELGMTIGNFAWGISFVGLSIPLALISFYSILRAPAVWIMRIRYGNVSRPVPQLVYSWLVVGIVEELLYRGFFQGSLSKHLELSFLTVEVSTVIASFVFVFVHLGNVLMKAETFRNFRRDFLPRLLASFILGYTFQISHSLLYPIIIHNLIDGLTLTGLIYRKKQILKANHEILFKNESDDSSSDE
- the trpS gene encoding tryptophan--tRNA ligase, giving the protein MRILSGMRSTGKPHLGHLITLDKWVELQEQGNQCYYFVADWHALTSHIDSTEGFREWTIEIIKTYIAAGLDPERSVLFIQSAIKEHAELFLIFSMLVPVPRLERMPTYKEQREQITDRDLSSAGFLLYPVLQAADVLIYLADGVPVGEDQVYHIELTREIARKFNNLFGEVFPEPKPILSKVTKLPGTDGRKMSKSYNNFILIDNDDKSLWKKIAPMMTDPARKRRTDPGDPKKCPVWLYHKAFTHSEDELNWVMEGCKTAGIGCLDCKRVLHKNLVNRLQPVWEKLREFDEHPNIIMDIIEEGNRKARESARETMEKVRDAMKVSW
- a CDS encoding glycoside hydrolase family 2 protein, with product MKVATSLNGKWEASQDKIHWSKIKVPANWYLEGLEYAGTLIYRNNFSFEKDERKHYYLKFHGVDYRARVWLNERYLGEHEGYFQNFVFHITDYLQRENELIVEVNSPLEKPENWPEQKELIKGVLGHHDCRPGGVSERGQEHNTGGIWNSVEILSSGGMAFGTMKVSSIIGGSRATLNIESSINSHFEKPESILIRYTLSGENFDCESISSEQVIELKSGVNRVNKVLFIENPELWWTWDLGFPALYKLRIEIFHNEELLDEIQEVIGIRELKTDDKIWYLNGEKIFIRGTNIIPTQWLSGYTNEAIEKDMELLKAANVNAVRVHAHVNRKEFYDACDRYGILVWQDFPLQWQYKTSEKFYANAVKQIGEMVDQLYNHPSIALWCCHNEPEKGGYDLDRLLELEAKRHDSTRGIVPYSGVDSHPYPGWYCGDLRDFISLPGAPFVTEFGAQALPNLESMKKTFSKSALWPPKYEEWKYHNFQPDQTFNVAEILTGDNIETFITNSQEYQAKLLRFAIETYRREKFSKVNGLFQFMFVDPWPSITWSVVDYFRVPKRGYYALKEAYQPVFASVFVNREKIQKSDLKHFLFLWIKSLKIINDTLNRYEKATVELILEQTKRVIAKVRFHTTIPQNSNISPFEKSEMPKIEYYEKPTSGEAAISLKVFDESENEICRTVYRIKFI
- a CDS encoding carbohydrate ABC transporter permease — its product is MKRKKIPLTEQLGVHTILFAAFLVMAIPFFWMVSTSFKNPDEIYIFPPRWIPHRPTLSNYIELFESVDFARPLLNTIIVAVVSTFLSVMLSAMAGYGFAKFRFRGKEKLFLMVLATLMVPGQMTLIPVYLILNSMNLLNTYAGLILPGVASAFGIFFMRQFIMSIPDELIDAAKIDGAKEFFIFLKIILPLSKPALATLTIFNFVGAWNSFLWPLIVATDEKMYTLPVAISVVQGQYGEKIALQMSGSFIVIIPIIIVFLFAQKYIIKGLSMTGMKF
- a CDS encoding NAD(P)/FAD-dependent oxidoreductase; this translates as MKIGVIGFGAAAIGFIEELKDQEHEIHILERSKDVYSSSISGIRSDGKIFVSSTMGGDMNIPLHIQQEVVNFYISKLDPEDRKSVKTGISFDSKSIYFEDFYSEGFEPVNSKFWHIGTDKLGSILRKVYEDFSTRPNIHFHFNKKVEDIELIGDKVIARGNDFEEEYDYLVVAVGRSGHTLVKKITERHPELIAANNTVDIGVRYELPDHAVEAINNEMYEFKVRLITKTGYTVRTFCNNPSGKVVLENYDDFVTVNGHSNSAGSSENTNFAILCTTRFTEPFNDPFGYGAYISRLSNILAGGRKVILQTYDDFLNTKRTKRLGRVKPTLPEDGYILGDINLVLPRRITVSITEFIEKLSRVIPGVAYPDNLMYAIEVKFYSNKINNNRYSNLKFIGDCSGHTRSITYASGHGKLLAMSLKK